Proteins from one Rhizobium sp. CB3090 genomic window:
- a CDS encoding FAD-dependent oxidoreductase → MLHFVIIGAGECGARAAFALREKGFDGDITLIGAEPVAPYERPPLSKEGLILAHEPKFVAVLERYADQRIDLRLATHATDIDPIGKVATLSDGQTLSYDKLLLATGASARSFPGIAGGERIRMLRTHADALALRPALLPGRHIAVIGGGFIGLELAATARKLGADVTVIEGLPRVLKRGVPEAVAEVIAQRHRDEGVDIRCGETIASIEDGAANAIVRLAGGEELSADLVLIGIGAQPNVALAEKAGLAIENGIAVNERLETSAADIYAAGDCCSFPLALYGGRRVRLESWRNAQEQGTLAAANLLSEGNSISAVPWFWSDQYDLTLQIAGLADGATTMLRRDLGEDAFILFHLDEAGRLLAASGIGRGNAVARDIRLAEMLIAARAHPDPEALTASHVKLKSLLAA, encoded by the coding sequence ATGCTGCATTTCGTCATTATCGGGGCAGGAGAGTGCGGCGCCCGCGCCGCCTTTGCGCTCAGGGAGAAGGGCTTTGACGGCGACATCACGCTGATCGGAGCCGAGCCGGTTGCGCCTTATGAACGTCCGCCGCTTTCAAAAGAAGGCCTTATCCTAGCGCATGAGCCGAAGTTCGTGGCCGTCTTGGAACGTTATGCCGACCAGCGCATCGACCTTCGGCTCGCCACGCATGCAACCGACATTGATCCGATCGGCAAGGTCGCCACACTCTCGGACGGGCAGACGCTCAGCTATGACAAACTGTTGCTGGCGACCGGTGCATCTGCGCGCAGCTTTCCCGGCATCGCGGGGGGAGAGCGCATTCGCATGCTCCGAACCCATGCCGATGCCCTCGCTCTGCGGCCAGCGCTTCTCCCCGGCCGGCACATCGCTGTCATCGGTGGCGGCTTTATCGGTCTCGAGTTGGCGGCGACGGCGCGCAAGCTCGGTGCCGATGTCACCGTGATCGAGGGGCTGCCGCGCGTCCTGAAGCGGGGTGTGCCGGAGGCGGTTGCCGAGGTGATAGCGCAACGCCATCGGGACGAAGGTGTCGACATCCGCTGCGGCGAGACCATTGCGTCAATCGAAGACGGCGCAGCCAATGCGATTGTCCGCCTGGCGGGTGGTGAGGAACTCTCCGCCGATCTCGTGCTCATCGGCATTGGGGCGCAGCCGAACGTCGCGCTTGCCGAGAAAGCGGGCCTTGCGATCGAGAACGGCATCGCCGTCAACGAGCGGCTAGAAACTTCTGCAGCCGATATCTACGCCGCCGGCGATTGCTGCTCCTTTCCGCTGGCACTTTATGGCGGGCGACGGGTTCGCCTGGAATCCTGGCGCAACGCGCAGGAGCAGGGGACGTTGGCCGCGGCCAACTTGCTTAGCGAAGGCAACAGCATCTCGGCCGTGCCGTGGTTCTGGTCCGATCAATATGATCTGACGCTGCAGATTGCCGGCCTTGCCGATGGCGCGACGACGATGCTGAGGCGTGACCTTGGCGAGGACGCATTCATTCTTTTCCATCTCGATGAGGCTGGCCGGTTGCTTGCAGCCAGCGGCATCGGTCGCGGCAATGCCGTTGCCCGCGATATCCGTCTCGCCGAAATGCTGATCGCAGCGCGTGCTCATCCCGATCCGGAAGCGCTGACGGCGAGCCATGTCAAACTCAAATCGCTTCTCGCTGCGTGA
- a CDS encoding MocE family 2Fe-2S type ferredoxin, producing the protein MSGNWIRVCAADAIDEEDVLRFDHGGRTFAVYRSPEDDYFATDGLCTHEQVHLADGLVMDNIIECPKHNGRFDYRTGEAKGAPVCVNLKTYPVKVEDGTVFIAV; encoded by the coding sequence ATGAGCGGCAACTGGATCAGGGTCTGTGCGGCGGATGCGATCGACGAGGAGGACGTCCTGCGCTTCGACCATGGCGGCAGAACCTTCGCCGTCTATCGCAGCCCGGAAGACGACTATTTTGCCACCGACGGTCTTTGCACGCACGAGCAGGTCCATCTCGCCGACGGGCTGGTGATGGACAATATCATCGAATGTCCGAAGCACAACGGCCGCTTCGACTATCGCACCGGCGAAGCCAAGGGCGCCCCGGTCTGCGTCAATCTCAAAACCTATCCAGTCAAGGTCGAAGACGGCACCGTCTTCATTGCGGTCTGA
- a CDS encoding fatty acid desaturase family protein — protein sequence MTEIIKRDYSLLGPSSRQAVETGLAAAEWYHTDIARKEMKALMQRSDKAAIRDTIVWLGSMAVLAGLGIAFWGSWLSIPFFLAYGVLYGSASDSRWHECGHGTAFKTRWMNDAVYQIACFMIMRNPVTWRWSHTRHHTDTVIVGRDPEIAVMRPPDLLRLVLNFFGIVDVFHAMLDMIRNAFGIVSAAEKTFIPEQEQPKAIRIARIWLAIYVATIAAAFYMGSLLPLVLIGLPRLYGAWHHVLTGLLQHGGLADNVTDHRLNSRTVLMNPISRFIYWNMNYHVEHHMFPMVPYHALPKLHAMIKHDLPKPNPSIWSGYREMIPAFLRQLRNEDYFLKRELPPTARPYREEFHNTLAEAAQ from the coding sequence ATGACCGAGATCATCAAGCGCGATTACAGCCTGCTCGGCCCGAGCAGCCGGCAGGCGGTCGAAACCGGGCTGGCGGCGGCCGAGTGGTATCATACCGACATTGCCCGCAAGGAGATGAAGGCGCTGATGCAGCGCTCCGACAAGGCCGCCATCCGCGACACGATCGTCTGGCTCGGCAGCATGGCGGTCTTGGCCGGCCTCGGCATCGCTTTCTGGGGCTCCTGGCTATCCATCCCCTTCTTCCTGGCGTATGGCGTGCTTTACGGTTCGGCCTCCGACAGCCGCTGGCATGAATGCGGCCACGGCACGGCGTTCAAGACCCGCTGGATGAACGATGCGGTCTATCAGATCGCCTGCTTCATGATCATGCGCAATCCGGTGACCTGGCGCTGGAGCCATACCCGCCACCACACCGACACCGTCATCGTCGGCCGCGATCCGGAGATCGCCGTCATGCGGCCGCCGGATCTATTGCGGCTCGTCCTGAACTTCTTCGGCATCGTCGATGTCTTCCATGCGATGCTCGACATGATCCGCAATGCCTTCGGCATCGTCAGCGCCGCTGAGAAGACCTTCATTCCCGAACAGGAGCAGCCGAAGGCGATCCGCATCGCCCGCATCTGGCTGGCGATCTATGTCGCCACCATCGCCGCCGCTTTTTATATGGGTTCGCTCCTGCCGCTGGTGCTGATCGGCCTGCCACGGCTTTATGGCGCCTGGCATCATGTCTTGACCGGCCTGCTGCAGCATGGCGGCTTGGCCGACAATGTCACCGACCACCGGCTGAACAGCCGCACGGTGCTGATGAACCCGATCAGCCGCTTCATCTATTGGAACATGAACTACCATGTCGAACACCACATGTTCCCGATGGTGCCTTATCATGCGCTGCCGAAGCTGCATGCGATGATCAAACACGATCTGCCGAAGCCCAATCCCTCGATCTGGTCGGGCTACCGCGAAATGATCCCGGCCTTCCTGCGGCAGTTGCGCAATGAAGATTATTTCCTGAAGCGGGAATTGCCGCCGACGGCGCGGCCCTATCGCGAGGAATTCCACAATACGCTGGCCGAAGCAGCGCAATAA
- a CDS encoding LacI family DNA-binding transcriptional regulator — translation MRRPTISDLAKASGVSVATIDRVLNGRHRVREETARRVYEAAQSIGYHAVGLLRQRVFEDLPQYRLGFLLQKPFQPFYQSFAKEIGAASQTVATARVHTQIDFVTASTPTAIVEKLKAMAARNQAIALVAPDYPAVTTAVEELKDKGIPVFSLLSDFAANVRETYVGVDNRKVGRTAAWTIARSAHRRGKVACFVGSHRFHGHELREIGFRSYFRENAPDFEVLDTLINLDTAEITHEATLNLLQKHPDLIGFYVCGGGMEGAISAIREEGLAGKLTVVVNELTPESKAALADDVVTMVIGTPLPSLCKELFGLMIDAIERGEAAMPGQSFLPFDIFVSENI, via the coding sequence ATGCGCCGACCAACCATTTCCGATCTCGCAAAAGCATCCGGCGTCAGCGTTGCAACCATCGATCGCGTACTGAACGGGCGGCATCGCGTACGCGAAGAGACGGCCAGGCGTGTCTACGAGGCAGCGCAATCGATCGGCTACCATGCGGTTGGCTTGCTGCGACAGCGCGTTTTTGAGGATCTGCCGCAATACCGATTGGGCTTCCTGCTGCAGAAACCATTCCAACCCTTCTATCAGTCTTTTGCCAAGGAGATCGGCGCGGCTTCACAGACAGTCGCAACCGCGCGCGTCCATACGCAGATCGATTTCGTCACCGCGTCGACACCGACGGCAATCGTCGAAAAGCTGAAAGCCATGGCGGCGCGGAACCAGGCGATCGCCCTAGTCGCCCCCGATTATCCCGCGGTGACAACGGCGGTGGAGGAGCTGAAGGATAAAGGCATTCCGGTCTTTTCGCTGCTGTCCGATTTCGCGGCAAATGTGCGCGAAACCTATGTCGGCGTCGATAACCGCAAGGTCGGGCGCACCGCTGCCTGGACGATCGCGAGATCCGCCCATCGTCGAGGCAAGGTCGCCTGCTTCGTCGGAAGCCATCGCTTTCATGGCCATGAACTGCGCGAGATCGGCTTTCGCTCCTATTTTCGCGAGAATGCTCCCGATTTCGAGGTGCTGGATACGCTGATCAATCTGGACACTGCGGAAATCACCCATGAGGCGACGCTCAACCTTTTACAGAAACATCCCGATCTCATTGGCTTTTATGTCTGCGGCGGCGGCATGGAAGGCGCGATTTCCGCCATTCGCGAAGAAGGGCTTGCCGGCAAACTGACCGTCGTCGTCAATGAACTGACACCGGAATCGAAGGCCGCACTCGCCGACGATGTCGTCACCATGGTCATCGGCACCCCTCTTCCTTCGCTCTGCAAGGAGCTGTTCGGCTTGATGATCGATGCCATCGAACGCGGCGAGGCGGCAATGCCGGGACAATCCTTCCTGCCCTTCGACATTTTCGTCTCGGAGAACATTTAA
- a CDS encoding TIM barrel protein, translating to MSSIRFALNHMCTPALSLESFFAAAKSLGIDSVEIRNDLAGNAILDGTPAAAVKELAARYGLTIISINALQRFNEWNEARAKEAAELIGYARDCGAKALVLVPVNDGSGREPEVRKQNLVTALTALKPMLDAAGIIGLVEPLGFEICSLRSKTEAAAAIEKLGAQSTFRLVHDTFHHHLAGEAATFPDLTGLVHISGVSDAAVSVSDMRDPHRVLVDANDRLDNAGQMRALLSAGYTGPFSFEPFAPEVHALKEPIEALKESMAYLTAHV from the coding sequence ATGAGTTCCATTCGTTTCGCGCTCAATCACATGTGTACCCCGGCCCTGAGCCTGGAATCATTCTTCGCCGCAGCTAAAAGTCTCGGCATCGACAGCGTCGAAATCCGCAATGATTTGGCCGGCAATGCGATCCTGGACGGCACGCCGGCGGCAGCGGTCAAGGAGCTCGCAGCGCGTTATGGGCTGACGATCATTTCGATCAACGCACTGCAGCGTTTCAACGAGTGGAATGAAGCGCGCGCCAAGGAGGCGGCGGAACTCATCGGTTACGCGCGGGATTGCGGTGCAAAGGCGCTGGTGCTCGTTCCCGTCAATGACGGTAGCGGCCGCGAGCCGGAGGTGCGCAAGCAGAACCTCGTAACGGCGTTGACGGCGCTGAAGCCGATGCTGGATGCCGCCGGGATCATTGGCCTCGTGGAACCGCTTGGCTTCGAGATCTGCTCGTTGCGCTCGAAGACCGAAGCCGCCGCTGCGATCGAAAAGCTCGGCGCGCAATCGACCTTCCGCCTTGTTCACGACACCTTCCATCATCATCTCGCCGGCGAGGCAGCGACTTTCCCTGATCTCACGGGCTTGGTCCACATCTCCGGTGTCAGCGATGCCGCCGTGTCCGTTTCCGATATGCGCGATCCGCATCGCGTTCTGGTCGACGCCAACGACCGCCTCGACAATGCCGGACAGATGCGGGCGCTGCTGTCAGCCGGCTATACCGGCCCCTTCTCCTTTGAGCCCTTTGCGCCGGAGGTGCATGCGCTGAAGGAGCCCATTGAGGCGCTGAAGGAAAGCATGGCATACCTGACTGCGCATGTTTGA
- the cobM gene encoding precorrin-4 C(11)-methyltransferase, with product MTVHFIGAGPGAADLITVRGRDLIGKCQVCLYAGSIVSPELLQYCPPGARIIDTAPMSLDEIEAEYLKAAASGEDVARLHSGDLSVWSAVAEQIRRLEKHGIAYTLTPGVPSFAAAASALGRELTIPAVAQSLVLTRVSGRASPMPNNESLEKFGATGATLAIHLAIHALGQAVEELTPLYGADCPVAIVVKASWPDERILQATLGTVEAKVAAEPIERTALIFVGPSLAASDFRESSLYDPAYQRRFRGRE from the coding sequence ATGACGGTTCATTTCATCGGGGCAGGGCCGGGGGCTGCGGATTTGATCACCGTGCGCGGCAGAGACCTGATCGGCAAATGCCAGGTGTGCCTCTATGCAGGCTCGATCGTCTCGCCGGAACTCCTGCAATATTGCCCGCCCGGCGCCCGTATCATTGATACCGCGCCGATGTCGCTGGATGAGATCGAGGCCGAATATCTGAAAGCCGCCGCATCCGGCGAGGATGTCGCCCGCCTGCATTCCGGAGACCTCTCTGTCTGGAGCGCCGTTGCCGAGCAGATCCGCCGTCTGGAAAAACACGGAATTGCCTATACCTTGACCCCGGGTGTTCCGTCCTTTGCAGCAGCCGCATCCGCCCTCGGGCGTGAGCTGACCATACCAGCAGTCGCGCAAAGCCTTGTGCTCACCCGCGTCTCCGGCCGCGCCTCGCCGATGCCGAACAATGAAAGCCTGGAAAAGTTCGGCGCCACGGGCGCGACACTCGCCATTCACTTGGCGATCCATGCGCTCGGGCAAGCGGTCGAGGAGTTGACACCGCTTTACGGTGCGGATTGCCCGGTCGCGATCGTCGTAAAGGCCTCCTGGCCGGATGAGCGCATTCTCCAGGCTACGCTCGGCACGGTCGAGGCAAAGGTGGCGGCCGAGCCGATCGAGCGCACAGCACTGATCTTCGTCGGCCCGTCGCTTGCCGCCAGCGATTTCCGCGAAAGCTCGCTCTACGATCCCGCCTACCAGCGTCGCTTCCGGGGCAGAGAATAA
- the cbiE gene encoding precorrin-6y C5,15-methyltransferase (decarboxylating) subunit CbiE gives MSEIPSPHRWLTLIGIGEDGPAGLGDDAKRLIAAAPVVFGGTRHIELVHTLVEGEAHSWLSPFEKSIEAVLARRGMPTVVLASGDPFYYGVGATLSRHVPASEMAVIPAPSSFSLAASRLGWPLQDVTVLSLHGRPLDLIRPHLHPGRKILALTSDDQGPADLARLLQKTGFGQSTLTVLEALGGPYERVSTQRAAEFALSGINDLNVCGIEVAASEGARILPLSAGLDDSLFEHDGQITKREIRALTLSALAPRQGELLWDIGAGSGSIGIEWMLAHPSMRAIAIESSSERVARIRRNAASFGVPGLSVVEGQAPHAVAGLPAPDAIFIGGGGSDAGVMEAAIAGLKAGGRLVANAVTTEMEAVLLAEHARGGGSLIRIDIVRAAPVGTMTGWRPAMPVTQWSWVKPSE, from the coding sequence ATGTCTGAAATACCTTCCCCTCATCGCTGGCTCACTCTTATCGGCATCGGCGAAGACGGTCCAGCCGGGCTTGGCGACGATGCCAAACGGCTGATTGCTGCGGCGCCTGTCGTCTTCGGCGGGACGCGTCATATCGAACTGGTACACACTCTGGTCGAGGGCGAGGCGCATAGCTGGCTGAGCCCTTTCGAGAAATCCATCGAAGCCGTGCTGGCCCGGCGCGGAATGCCGACCGTCGTCCTCGCGTCCGGCGATCCCTTTTACTACGGGGTCGGCGCAACGCTCTCGCGGCATGTTCCTGCATCCGAAATGGCCGTCATTCCGGCTCCTTCTTCCTTCAGCCTTGCCGCATCGCGCCTCGGCTGGCCGCTGCAGGACGTAACCGTTCTTTCCCTGCATGGCCGGCCGCTGGACCTCATCCGCCCGCATCTTCATCCGGGCCGAAAAATTTTGGCCCTGACTTCGGATGACCAAGGTCCCGCCGATCTGGCGCGCCTGTTGCAGAAGACGGGGTTCGGTCAATCGACGCTGACCGTTCTCGAAGCCCTCGGCGGGCCATATGAACGTGTTTCGACGCAGCGGGCAGCCGAGTTCGCACTCTCCGGCATCAATGATCTGAATGTTTGCGGCATCGAAGTGGCGGCAAGTGAAGGTGCTCGCATCCTGCCGCTCAGCGCCGGGCTGGACGATAGCCTGTTCGAGCATGACGGCCAGATCACCAAACGCGAAATCCGCGCCTTGACGCTGTCGGCGCTGGCGCCGCGTCAGGGTGAATTGCTGTGGGATATCGGCGCCGGTTCCGGCTCCATCGGCATCGAATGGATGCTGGCTCATCCTTCGATGCGGGCCATCGCCATCGAATCCTCCAGCGAGCGTGTGGCCCGCATCCGCCGCAATGCCGCAAGTTTCGGTGTTCCAGGGCTCAGCGTCGTCGAAGGACAGGCGCCCCATGCTGTTGCCGGTCTGCCGGCACCGGACGCGATCTTCATTGGTGGCGGCGGCAGCGATGCGGGCGTCATGGAGGCGGCCATTGCCGGATTGAAGGCAGGCGGGCGGCTTGTTGCCAATGCGGTGACGACCGAAATGGAAGCTGTTTTGCTTGCAGAACACGCGCGGGGTGGCGGCTCGCTGATCCGTATCGATATTGTCCGCGCGGCACCCGTCGGCACGATGACCGGCTGGCGACCTGCGATGCCGGTGACACAATGGTCCTGGGTCAAACCATCAGAATGA
- a CDS encoding cobalt-precorrin-6A reductase: MGKTRILILGGTADSRQLAEALAPRADLDVVLSLAGRTADPATQPVPVRSGGFGGPEGLTRYLRDEAIDLLIDATHPFAARISANAAEAAALSGIPAFALRRRAWLPAEGDRWRSVQSVSKAIAALGASPRHVFLAIGRQEAHQANAEPIHHYWVRSVDPVEPPLTVPNVTYIHAKGPFRLEDELAMLRQYRIDMIVTKNSGGSATYAKIEAARQLGIEVIMIERAPAVDMPAVETVEDALHRIDHLAASLMKRGV, encoded by the coding sequence ATGGGCAAGACCCGCATTCTGATCTTGGGCGGCACGGCGGATTCCCGTCAATTGGCAGAGGCACTGGCGCCGCGCGCCGATCTCGACGTCGTGCTGTCGCTGGCGGGCAGAACCGCCGATCCGGCCACGCAGCCGGTTCCCGTTCGCAGCGGTGGATTCGGCGGCCCAGAGGGTCTTACACGCTATTTGAGAGACGAGGCAATCGATCTGCTGATCGACGCGACCCATCCCTTCGCCGCCCGCATTTCCGCCAATGCCGCGGAAGCCGCTGCCTTGAGCGGTATCCCCGCCTTTGCACTTCGCCGGCGAGCTTGGCTGCCTGCCGAAGGCGATCGTTGGCGCTCGGTGCAAAGTGTTTCGAAGGCAATTGCGGCGCTCGGGGCCTCGCCTCGCCACGTTTTTCTGGCGATCGGCCGGCAGGAGGCGCATCAGGCCAATGCGGAGCCTATCCATCACTATTGGGTGCGCAGCGTCGACCCAGTCGAGCCGCCGCTGACGGTGCCCAACGTTACCTATATCCATGCGAAGGGTCCGTTCCGCCTGGAAGACGAACTGGCCATGCTGCGGCAATATCGTATCGACATGATCGTGACGAAGAACAGTGGCGGCAGTGCGACCTACGCGAAGATCGAGGCGGCGCGGCAACTTGGCATCGAAGTGATCATGATCGAGCGCGCACCCGCCGTCGATATGCCGGCGGTCGAGACTGTCGAGGATGCACTCCATCGGATCGATCATCTTGCCGCGTCCTTGATGAAGCGTGGCGTATAG
- a CDS encoding precorrin-3B C(17)-methyltransferase, whose protein sequence is MSGRLYVIGTGPGNPAQMTPEALAAVADATEFFGYGPYLDRLSLRPDQIRQASDNREELDRAKAALERAVAGANVCVVSGGDPGVFAMAAAVCEAIDNGPSEWRNVDLVVAPGITAMLAVAARIGAPLGHDFCAISLSDNLKPWDIIENRLRLVAEAGLVIALYNPISKARPWQLGKAFEILRDVLPAEVPVIFGRAAGRPDERMTVARLADAEASSADMATCVIIGSAETRVIARETKPDLVYTPRFIKDAAR, encoded by the coding sequence ATGAGTGGTCGTCTCTATGTCATCGGCACCGGCCCCGGAAACCCGGCGCAGATGACCCCGGAAGCGCTGGCTGCCGTGGCCGACGCGACCGAATTTTTCGGCTATGGCCCCTATCTCGATCGCCTGTCGCTGCGGCCGGATCAGATCCGCCAAGCCTCCGACAACCGCGAGGAGCTGGATCGCGCCAAGGCGGCGCTGGAGCGTGCGGTCGCCGGCGCCAATGTCTGCGTCGTCTCCGGCGGCGATCCCGGCGTTTTTGCAATGGCGGCAGCGGTGTGCGAGGCGATCGACAATGGACCGAGCGAATGGCGAAATGTCGATCTCGTCGTTGCGCCGGGTATCACCGCCATGCTTGCCGTCGCGGCTCGCATCGGTGCGCCTCTGGGGCACGATTTCTGTGCCATCTCGCTGTCGGACAATCTGAAGCCTTGGGATATCATAGAAAACAGGCTGCGGTTGGTCGCGGAAGCGGGGCTTGTGATCGCCCTCTATAATCCCATCAGCAAGGCTCGCCCCTGGCAGCTCGGCAAGGCTTTCGAAATCCTGCGCGACGTTCTACCTGCCGAGGTCCCCGTCATTTTCGGCCGTGCTGCGGGCCGGCCGGATGAGCGCATGACAGTTGCAAGGCTCGCGGATGCGGAAGCATCGAGCGCCGATATGGCGACCTGCGTCATCATCGGTTCGGCTGAGACCCGCGTCATTGCCCGGGAAACAAAACCCGATCTGGTCTATACGCCACGCTTCATCAAGGACGCGGCAAGATGA
- a CDS encoding precorrin-2 C(20)-methyltransferase translates to MSAHSTGRLIGVGTGPGDPELLTIKAVKALEKAEVVAYFAKQGKNGNGRGVVGDVLRTDVTLLPLYYPVTTEIDKNETGYKSQITDFYDASAAMVAAYLKDGKTVAVLSEGDPLFYGSYMHLHVRLADRYQTEVIPGVTAMSGCWSLAGVPIVQGDDVLSVLPGTMAEAELARRLGDTQAAVIMKVGRNLPKIRRALEAAGRLDEAIYVERGTMANGGMTPLAERGDAEAPYFSLILVPGWKDKP, encoded by the coding sequence ATGAGCGCGCATTCTACTGGCCGGCTGATCGGCGTCGGCACCGGCCCCGGTGATCCGGAACTGTTGACCATCAAGGCCGTCAAAGCCCTGGAGAAGGCCGAAGTTGTCGCCTATTTCGCCAAGCAGGGGAAAAACGGCAATGGTCGCGGTGTCGTTGGGGATGTGCTCAGAACCGACGTGACGTTGTTGCCGCTCTACTATCCCGTGACGACGGAAATCGACAAGAACGAGACCGGCTACAAGAGCCAGATTACCGATTTCTATGATGCTTCCGCCGCGATGGTCGCCGCCTATTTGAAGGATGGCAAGACCGTAGCCGTACTCAGCGAAGGCGATCCGCTGTTCTACGGTTCCTATATGCATCTGCATGTGCGGCTTGCTGATCGCTATCAGACGGAAGTCATTCCTGGCGTAACGGCAATGTCCGGCTGCTGGTCTTTGGCCGGCGTGCCGATCGTGCAGGGCGACGATGTTCTTTCCGTGCTCCCGGGCACTATGGCGGAAGCCGAACTTGCCCGTCGTCTCGGCGACACACAAGCGGCCGTCATCATGAAGGTCGGCCGCAACTTGCCGAAAATTCGCCGCGCCCTGGAAGCTGCAGGACGCCTTGACGAGGCGATCTATGTCGAGCGCGGAACGATGGCGAACGGCGGAATGACGCCACTCGCGGAGAGGGGGGACGCCGAAGCGCCCTATTTCTCTCTGATCCTTGTTCCCGGTTGGAAAGACAAGCCATGA
- a CDS encoding precorrin-8X methylmutase: protein MPDYDYIREGNAIYERSFAIIRSEADLSRFSDAEADVAVRMIHACGLVEASEHFVFSSDFVTAARTALTNGAPIFCDAEMVAHGVTRARLPAGNEVICTLHDSRTVELAKTIGNTRSAAAMHLWKDRLAGAVVAIGNAPTALFHFLEMLRDGAPKPAAIIGMPVGFVGAAESKDALAEHSYGVPYAIVRGRLGGSAITAAAINALARPGL, encoded by the coding sequence ATGCCTGACTATGATTATATCCGCGAGGGGAACGCGATCTACGAGCGATCCTTCGCAATCATCCGCAGCGAGGCCGATCTGTCGCGCTTTTCGGATGCCGAGGCCGATGTAGCCGTACGCATGATCCATGCCTGCGGCCTCGTCGAAGCATCGGAGCATTTCGTCTTCTCTTCAGATTTCGTCACGGCTGCCCGCACGGCGCTCACCAACGGCGCGCCGATCTTCTGCGATGCAGAAATGGTCGCCCACGGTGTTACGCGCGCACGCCTGCCGGCGGGCAATGAGGTGATTTGCACGCTGCATGATTCCCGGACAGTGGAACTGGCGAAGACAATCGGCAACACCCGCTCGGCAGCGGCGATGCATCTCTGGAAAGATCGTCTGGCGGGTGCAGTCGTCGCTATCGGCAACGCGCCGACGGCACTGTTCCATTTCCTCGAAATGCTGCGCGACGGCGCGCCGAAGCCTGCCGCCATCATCGGCATGCCTGTCGGATTTGTTGGCGCCGCGGAATCAAAGGACGCGCTGGCGGAACATTCCTATGGCGTTCCCTACGCCATCGTTCGTGGCCGTCTTGGCGGCAGCGCCATCACCGCCGCCGCAATCAACGCATTGGCGAGGCCTGGCCTATGA